The genomic interval TTCGGCGACACGACGGATCTGAACCTCCGCCCCGCGCGGCGAGATGTCGGGATCGAGACCCGAACCGCTCGCGGTCACCATCTCGGCGGGAACCTCCTCGCGCGAGAGGTAGGGGTGGGCTGCCAGGAAGGCATCGACGCGCTCCTCGACCTGGGCCAGATACTCGGGATTGGTCGTGGCCTTGTTGCTGCCGCCCGAGCCGCCGCCGTTGTAGTCCACGTTCGAGGGACGGCCCCAGAAATAGACGCTGTCCGTGAAAGCCTGACCGACGTTGGCCGCGCCGACCACCTTGCCGTTGTATTCCACCAGCGCGGCTTCGCCGTCGTTGGGAGATGCCACCCACGCCACGAGACGCAGAACCAGCACATAACCGACGAACAGCACGACGCACATCGCCAGCGTGAATTTTATCGAAATCCAAAGATTTTTCATTGTTCTACTACTTTAAAACAGGTTTATCAACATGTCGATCAGTTTGATGCCGATGAACGGAGCGATGATGCCGCCCAGACCGTAGATGAAGAGGTTCCGGCGCAGCAGAGCCGAAGCTCCGATGGGCTTGTACGCCACGCCGCGCAGCGCCAGCGGAATGAGCAGCGGAATGATGATCGCGTTGAAGATCACCGCCGACAGGATGGCGCTTTCGGGCGAAGCGAGGTGCATGATGTTGAGCGCCCCCAGCGCGGGAATCGACGTCATGAACAGGGCGGGGACGATGGCGAAATACTTGGCCACGTCGTTGGCGATCGAGAAGGTCGTCAGCGTGCCGCGCGTCATGAGGAGCTGCTTGCCGATCTCGACGATCTCGATCAGCTTCGTGGGGTCGTTGTCCAGATCGACCATGTTGCCGGCCTCCTTGGCAGCCTGCGTACCGCTGTTCA from Alistipes dispar carries:
- a CDS encoding K(+)-transporting ATPase subunit C, with protein sequence MKNLWISIKFTLAMCVVLFVGYVLVLRLVAWVASPNDGEAALVEYNGKVVGAANVGQAFTDSVYFWGRPSNVDYNGGGSGGSNKATTNPEYLAQVEERVDAFLAAHPYLSREEVPAEMVTASGSGLDPDISPRGAEVQIRRVAEARGMSVEEVKRIVDSVTEGPWLGLFGTSKVNVLKLNVALDTAQNK